Within Sebastes fasciatus isolate fSebFas1 chromosome 19, fSebFas1.pri, whole genome shotgun sequence, the genomic segment AGTTCTCCTTCTGATGACGCTCTGCTTTGGTTTTGGTTGTTAAATGGTTGTGAGCGGACGGGTCACATGCGtcgtccaataatgatccacctGGACCCGACTTCAAAAAGAACTTTGTTaaagtagtactagtactaaaTGTCTCTGTGCAATACAagtatgtgtgttttgtcttttattcTGTCATAAGAATGTTCTCATATTGTCTTTAAATGGTTTTGATCAGACGTCCTAAAGTGACGTCCTCTCCACGTAGAATAAACcacatttttattaatgttttaatctttatCATCTCTGAAGGCTGCTGCTGCATAtgtgttcatatttttattcacattattGGATTAGTAATGAGGACATCTTGTCCCAAAATCCTTGAAGAACAAAATTAAGCAAAATTCTCATGAAATAAGCAAAATTCTTGATCACAAATTTAAGTATATTCCTTAATTTACAAAATTAAGCAAAATTCTTATAAAATAAGCAAATGTCTTGATCACAAATTTAAGTATATATCTGTGTACAAAATTAAGCAAAATTCGCATGAAATTatcaaatttctttttttcaaatttaagtATATTCCTTAATGTACAAAATTAAGCAAAATTCGCATGAAATAAgcaaatttctttttttcaaatttaagtATATTCCTTAATTTACAAAATTAAGCAAAATTCTTATAAAATAAGCAAATGTCTTGATCACAAATTTAAGTATATATCTGTGTACAAAATTAAGCAAAATTCGCATGAAATTatcaaatttctttttttcaaatttaagtATATTCCTTAATGTACAAAATTAAGCAAGAGTCTCTTGAAATTAGCTAATTTCTCGATCACAAATTTAAATATATCCCTTAAAGCACAAAGTTAAGCAAAATTCTCATGAAATAAGCAAAATTGTTGTTCACAAATTTAAGTATATTCCTTGATGTACAAAGTTAAGCAAAATTCATATAAAATAAGCAAATGTCTTGATCACAAATTTAAGTATAATCCTTAACTACAAAATTTGGCAAAGATTCTTGTGAAATTAGCAAATTTCTTGATCCCAAATTTAAGTATATTACTTTGTGTACAAAATTAAGCAAAATTCTCATGAATAAGCAAATTTCTTGATCACAAATTTAAACATATCCCTTAATGTACAAAGTTAAGCAAAATTCGCATGAAATAAGCAAAATTCTTGTACAAAAATTTAAGTATATTACTTTGTGTACAGAATTAAGCAAAATTCTCATGAAAatatcaaatttatttttttcaaatttaagtATATTCCTTAACTACAAAATTAAGCAAAATTCTTGTGAAATAAGTAAAATTCTCGATCACAAATTTAAATATATCCCTTAATGTACAAAGTTAAGCAAAATTCATATAAAATAAGCAAATGTCTTGTTCACAAATTTAAGTATATTCCTTAACTACAAAATTAAGCAAAAGAGGActtatcatgctcatttccaggttcatacttgtattttgggttgaACATGGTAGATTAATGttcggttacagataatggatggatggatgttccCATCGGCCTGGGTCGGTGTGTCTTTAGTTTCAAGTTGTGCCGGCTGCTTGGACTTCGGTATTCCTGCTTTAAAGGCTAGTTTtcaaatgaaactaaatatttgtgaggtgtttttaaagaattacgtcttcagtaggaaccaatgggatggaagctgacaggaagtcagaacGTATGAAGAGAcgaacacattgttggttttcatgttgagagtaataataatatagtatataatgtaatataatatgtacAGCTTGTTTAAAGGGAACATGCGTATAAAATGATCTGCTGCTGGGttgtgtgttataaatccatctGGATGTGAGATGAGCTCCGTGGAGGTGCTACTCTGCTCCCTGAGCTCCTTCCTCTTCAGTCGGCCCTCCTTCAGCTGCAGGAACACCCAGGTTCTAATAATCCGGCTCGGCCTTCTCCCGTCTGCCCGGCCTCTGCCCCCTGGTGGCCTGGAGACACATGACAGCACACAGATGTGACTTCCTgcatcactcctctctctcttcacttcaATGAACACAGACTGAGAGCTTCATGTCAGTCAGTGGTCTGAACAACAGACGTGTGTCAGTACCTTACAGTAGAAGTAAAGGCCAATGTTCGCCAACAGCAGAATCAGCGGCAGGACGATGGCTCTGATGATGAAAGGCCTTAGATCTGATCAAACACATGGACAGTCAACACATTATAGAGCTTTTTTCTTATCTTCATTCAACAGTGTAGTCTTTCAATTTGAGATCATGACTTTCAGATCCACATTTTGTAATGCTTTCCCTCAAAACCCTGTCCTTGCACTCAAATAGCCCCTGCTTGCGCTTAGATTTGctctgctaaatgcagtacctgtgagggtttctggatcaatatctgtcattgttttgtgttgttaattgatttccaataataaatatatacatacatttacataaagcagcatatttgtccactcccatgttgataagaggattaaatactagacaaatctccctttaatttacattttgacagatgaaaaaaattgcgattcatgcaattaatcaggattaactaTATGGATGGTCATGTCATTAACCGTTATTAAATAtgtgaatcgattgacagctctagttattGTCCTACTGGCCTATCTGTCTACTCTGAGtggtgagagtggtgtgaaaatggtcgacaaGCGCCGCTTTGTTttatgtacgtatcataacaacggcttctATATCCGCCGTCCCATTTtttaatgacaaatacagactaccgtgaactgctggtgtggagagttatttcatctcacgtaGGCGCAGAACGttcgtgctaactggccgtctgctgtcgtctttgcggtgaGTTCGAGttcaactttttggccaagacaaaggagaCGTGAGGCGACGTGACTGGTGGCCTTCGTCTTTGCCtttgctagttctttgatgtcgggttggtgtgtctgggcctttatgGTGGCAACCAAAGAAGCTGCTGGTGGAAACCAGTGGCTAAGAAAGCTGTCAAGCTGAAGAAGGAGTCCTTTCAGGCTGGTTGCTGGTCGGCCCAGGGGACTCCTGAAGCAGCAGACATGTATGTttcatatatacagatatatatcaCGCTGCATTCAGCAGCTGATTTACGGAGGCAGCAGCTCATCAGACTCCGTCATGGCTGCTGGAGTCAGTCTGCTGCCATTCTAGCTGCTGCATGTGTGAGTCAACCTGGgtacattactgtcatagatgatgtcatagatgatgtcatagatgatgtcaccgttgggcttacctgagcaggtgagatccAGGATGTAGGGAGAGGACCCTGATGTTGTTGCACACTCCCCcagagcagatccagactgaacacagCGGTACCTGATCCTCCACACAGATCTCTTTGAGGAGACTCTCCAtcctacagaaacagcagagccacagtccagCTTTCTACAGACAACAGCTGCTTCCTTCAGGGTCCAGTCGAAGCCCCccactggtctccagtctccctgatgtttcacctccagtgttcctgcacagcgactgtctcctcccaccaacctgacatcatcagactctgaacagaaacaagagagtcatCAGTAAAAGAAGTGAATTTAATTCAGATCAAACTAAAACTTGATTGATTTTGCTTTAATGATTCTTTaatgtcttttctttctctatctACCTGTTGAGTTGTGTTCTCCTTCAGCCTGGAGTCCTGAGGAGAAAATGATAAAGCAGCATGATTGGATCACAGCCGTGGACAGAACAAACACTCTCAGGTTGTTTTGAAAAATCATTTCCTAGCAGCTCAGAAACCCCTCAGTGAACTCACTCTGGAGCCGTTTGACCAGTTTAACAGGTGAACATGTGGATACACAGAACACAAGTCAGTTCATACAgagttaaaggaatacttcaacaTTTCATCACATGTCCTCATCAGTTCAGCTCATTTACAGTGCAACATCACTGTTAAAGCCATTTCTAGCAAGCTCTTATAATTTCATATTAGCTTCAGTTACTTTAAAGTAAATAGTGGTACTTTTGGAGTTAAACCAAGTGCACAGTGTCACCTGACCTCGTATCTCAGGAAGCTCGTATTGAAGGCAGGTGTGCTGAAATCAGTGGACTATGGAAGACGCCACAAGGAAACAGCCTTCACCCGCCATGTGTTTTGGCTAATTGTACTGCGGCATCAAAGTTTTCTTGGATGAATTTGTTTCACTGATTTGAActtattgtgtttatttagtttgtttGGGGTTTTGATTTTGTTCATGACGCTACATTCAGCTAAAGCAGTTTATAGCCTAACCCAGTATCTCGCAGTACACCATTCAAACATCTCTTGGACCACCTGAACCATCGTGGATCATCAAACAGTGAGTAACTAACTAACCAAAGGACGGCGTGTTGATCAAGTCTAACCTCATGCCGTCTGTAGGCGGCTATTTCCAACCTGTTCCCATTTAGCTGAGAAGCAGCAATAATCACAAAAGGAATCTCTGCATGCTACAGTTTAAAACAATCACAATCAGCACAGTTAAGATGTTTATACAGCCACAATTAAATAATTAAGGTAACTAGTTGTGAAGTAgaaacccggtctcacggggaAGCGTACAAATAACACAACATTACATtcagtcaggtttaggaaaaacttcattgttgggcttaaaataagtacggaaatcAAATACGTACAGAATCAACGTACGGAATCAACGTAACACAAcgacggaaaacatgtcacaaacgtcactaaagaACACGTGACAGTCGTCATGTGCCaaagtcactaacgtaacttacaagtcaagacactggtctcctggttaaaactctggtatttgttgttcacacggatgcatttacatttctctcagtacagactacatggcgtgaaatgacacgccaaaagtaAGAAtggcgttgttattgcacgctGTCTCATAATCCGTCTGTTACTCCCGATAATATTTCAGATTGATCCACAGAcaacaaaattaacaaaatggcTGCTGTCCTGTTTTGTGAATACATTGTGTTTCCTGtgactgcttcacaataaaagccccgtCTGTCTACGTGTTTGTCCCAGTGGGCTACcgccaggtctgagaagtgaagccaatgctgaaggggacgatcaaaaaccaagatggcgacggccaaaaccaagatggcgacggcctaaAACCAATATGGGgatggccaaataccaagatggtggcgacatgaaaccaagatggcagaAGCCAAAAACAGGATGGcaacggccagaaaccaagatggcgacggccaaaacggcaaactcaaggcttcaaaaccagtTGGCGGTCCACTTCTTCTATGGTTCGTCCAGTtgaggtgttttaatgtgaagcagtagcagcaggaaatgttgtgttagcattagcagtaaATTAATGATACGGCTGCAGGAGAGTAAACAGTAAAAaggaccaaaaaccaagatggtgacagctaaaaaccaagatggcggtggactacatttaccatcagcacTGAGTGAACATCAACGTAAAAGATTGCGAAATGTCCCTTTAACTTCTCTGAGCTGCATTTCTGTGGAACTGATCATTTTGATAAGAAGATGCTGACAGATTACAGATTATAAAACTGTGGTttctgttaccatgacaaccagGACGGACTGAGATGTTCCTCTCAGATTAATGCTGTCAGTGTCCGGTGGACGTGTTAACATGAGCAGAGAGTCATTGAGAGGAGACTGAATTACAGCTGCAACTATAGTAATAGTTGATGAATCTATAAGTAATCAATCATTGAGTCTAtaaaacatcaggaaacagTGAAGAATGTGCAGCACAGTTCATCAGagtccaaggtgacgtctttaaatgtcttgttttgtccgtccaacagtccaaaactagggctgtcaatcaattagaatatttaatcacaaatgaatcacatgattgtccatagttaatcgtgattaatcacaagcTAATCCCActttttttgtatgtaattTGACTTTATAAAAGCTGTATGAACCCTGGACATTTCCCCTTTTAGTCGTCCTTTGAACATTTGATgtgatgttggtgtgtgtgatcAGTTTGTTCTCTGATTTAAAGATGAAATATGTGAATAATAACTCATCATGTTTAAAGCAGAGTCCTACCTGAGCTCCACAGCAACAGCATCAGCACCAACAGGTGATCCATGACGTCCAGGTAGACCGTCTCTCTGCTCTGATCATCACATGTGCTGTCCTCAGTGTATATCTGCGTACAGGAAGAGGTGGAGCTTTACTGGAATATATCTGATTGCAGTTTTACAGCCAATAGTCCTCGTCCGACTGAGTCTCTGTCACGTGTTCACCTTGTTTTCCTGTCAGCCGTGTTCACAGTTTGACCAGAGGATCACACAGTTTTCATACTGGTGTCCagtctctgttctctctttggGCTGACACACaaatctgtgtgtttatttgtatttgctGCTCAGTAGTAGTGTAGAACTATAGTAGGAGGAAGGTTgagagtctctttgtggttgtcaaaatcaaaaatcaatcaataaatcaataaatatgtgtttaaatgtagaaaaaagaatattaaaaagtaatgtagccattaattaattgattaaaaagtGACATAAATcgacatttctgttttaatttgcttctttatttatttatttatctttgtattcatttatttattttctcttctgtttaattatcccttttatttattcatgtatttattttaataatttgaagtttatttattttttgcattaatttatgtattttaatttgttttatatttatttgttttatttattaatgcacgattttttctttcttttgcgtatttatttctctgttcttttctttttacatttctttacaatATCAAGTTATGTCccatttcatcaattaattaatgtctatatttatttttcactttatttatgctgtttttaaagacatgtttatttatcaagtcatttattttattttatttattttttattttggcaggttccagcCTCCAATAAAAACACAGCTCAAAGTGCCTTACaagaaacattaaataaataattattaaattagtTCTGTAAGTTTGAAAcctttttcctcttaaattgACTTTCTGGTTCGATTCTGTTGCAAatatgtgcaaaataaataaataaaataaaataaggtaCCATGTTCCTTGAGATACTTACTACTTGTACTTTAAATTTAGCCTGCAGTACtattctactccactacatctcagatagaaatgttgttttgttgcttcattatttatttctcttccgtttcattttcttatttatttatatatttaatttctcttctgtttcattttcccttttattcattcatgtatttatttttattaattttaaaatgtatgtattaatttttgcaacataatttgcatttatttttgctcatattttgtatgtatttctacatttattGCAGCTAGCTGGCCAGCATATAGCCGATCTATGTACTCTGACCCCAcgatgacacacgttgagtgacagcccctcatttgcataatgaggcagaaatgtaaaaagaaaagcatacagaaataaataactttgggggaataaataagagatgaaatgcaaagggataattgtgcataaataaataaatacattaatacatttacaaaatagatataaaataattgaaaatttattatgaataaataaattaaaaataaatgcaaaaatattataaataaataatagggaaaattaaacaagagtaaataaataagggaattaatatgaagataaataaataaagaagcctatttaaacacaaatgtcaattcatgtcacatttgataaattattaatggctacattaaTTTTGTATATtaattttgttatatttaattaaagatataattaattaattaatttatttatatctatCAATAGCATCAATATTCATGGATTTTATCACTGCTAGGATTTCTTTGTCTGACTTCTATTTGAGGGGATGATCATGCGTGCAAGTTTTTCTAACTACAGTTCCCATAATGCTTTGGGGACGTGAACAGGAAGTGTAATGTTGCCATGCGTCAGTCAGTTAGCGGTGGACTACAACTCTTTTTAGcctttatttgtttacattcagtCAAACTGTctccattaaaagtatgccgaattatCTCTTAGTagttcctgtttgcagtgtactcatggatgtacagacaactatcactggattactgtgatactgaagaaaagTTAAAAACGGGACTATTCTCAGGCGAGTTCTGCAGCTACGAGGAGTCTCTGCTTTCTAAGAGGATTTATGGACGTTTATTCACGATGGACATCAGAGAGAAAGAAGTGTAAGTCACAATGAATTCATCACATTTCATTAACGATGTCTAGTTAATTCTGGAGGATGTCTAATCATGTTgcatttaatattaataataataaactttatttatacagcacctttcatacataaaagtatggaggacagaacctgccataataagaaataaataaataaatgcctcaataaataaacatatgtcattaaatatagaaaacataatataaaaataaatgtagccattaattaattgataaaatgtgatataaattgatatttctgttttaatttgcttttttatttatttatctttgtatcaattcccttatttactcttctgtttacatttctcttgtatttattcatgtatttattttaataaatttgaagtttatttatttttgcatttatctaTGCATTTTAATTggttttaattctattttttatttattcatgcacaATTTTTCCTTagcatgtttatttctgttcttttctttttatatttctttatgcatttctgcctcattatgcaaatgaggggttTGTTACTCAACATGTGTCATGAGGTCAGTACCAATTTATGtcccattttatcaattaattaatgtctacatttatttttgatattattttttatatttttaatgacatgtcatttgtatattttattttatttattttttattttggcaggttccatcctccaatAAAAACGCAGCTCAAAGTGCCTTACaagaaacattaaataaataattattaaattagtTCTGTAAGTTTTAAACCTTTCTCCTCTTGAATTGACTGTCTGGTTCGATGCTGTTGCAAatatgtgcaaaataaataaataaaataaaataaggtaCCATATTCTTTGAGATACTTACTACTTGTACTTTAATTTTAGCCTGCAGTACTATTCTACTCCACTACGTCTCAGatagaaatgttgtttttccacTGTGTTCTGATGTGTCTATACAGTAGGCCTATAAAGTGTTGCAATCCTCCTTTTACTGACTGATTAGAGAATTCAATTTAAAGAACAACAACATGAACATGAGGACAAAGAAGAACTAACCAGGGggattataaataaataaataaatcagataaCATACATTCACATGGGCTTGTGTCTTTATGATGCATACGTGTGTTCTTAGTCCGGCTGCAATGCAAATAGTTTTGTTCAGTAATGATTTTCCTCTTCTGGGATAatctgatcattttgatcaCCTGATCATTCTTGCTGTCTGAACAGATACAGATGTTGCTGAACTCGCTGTTATACGcaaacatgtcaacatgtttttaACGGTTTAAAGGCCGTCTGTTCAcctttaaaggggctctatgaaTCAGAACTAGCTTGTTAACAGCcaaagtcaacgacagtcagcgtcctgttgctcgcgcttgttctcgcactacgtagacgtGAGCGAGCGTCGGTCTAGACCAGCGCTCAGCAACcagcggtcagcaacctgcgtctcttcagctcctctccagcggctccttGTGGACTTttggaaatggaaatgaataactcttctttgtttacattttcatttttattcatcattgttgtaggtctatggtacgacggtacgacggtacgacggtacgacggtacgacggtacgacggagtattagggccacattgagggaaaaaaattaatctgagatttagagaataaagtaagaagtttacgagaaaaaaaagtcataatataataaagtagtcattttacgtgttattttcttttttttctcgtaatattacaactttttttctcgtaaagttatgactgtaaatctcagatgttttttccctcaatgtggccctaatactccgcagtacattgtctctttggccctcactgcattagacttatatactatactgtatacttagACCCttagtcacacacaaaaaaacacactactacttataataataataataataataataataataatacaaattatacaaaatgtcaatatttgtgttttaaatatggaatgcacccagtaatatgtgtaattagattgtaatgtgattatatgttgtattaatactctgaatctgtaaagtaactcaagttgtcagataaatgtagtgcagtagaaagtctaatatttccctctgagatgtagtggaggagaagtagaaagtagcagaacatggaaatactcaagtaaagtagaagtatctcaaaattgtatttaagtacttagttacattccaccactgagtacatgttatactgttgtgtttctctaagcattctttactcctcttgttggaataaaataattgttaattctttaactgaaaagtagtaatgtgtttttgacacCTTCACTTTTCTTGCATTAAATgataccgggatgtttgctgaaactGACTGGATGTGGCACCACAGCCATAACTAGAAGAATGTCCACCAGCCGCCGCTGACTTAGACTATAATCTGTGTCACCTTCATCACATGATCACAAGTTTTGTGGCTCCGGACAGATTTTTTCGTtggttgtttttgcctaaaatgtctcttttgaaaGTAAAGGTTGCTGAACTCTGGTCTAAACGGTGAGGCGACGCActcgagactgaacgtgattgacaggcttCATATTGATTAGCGttagcagctaaaaccacaacatcactatacactcaccggccactttattaggtacaccttgctagtaccgggtggtcttcatctgcttcaaggttggacgtgttgtgcgttcagagatggtattctgcataccttggttgtaacgagtggttatttgagttactgttgcctttctatcatctccaaccactctgcccattctcctctgacctctgacatcaacaaggcatttccgtccacacaacccccgctcactggatctgttctcttgttgggaccatcctctgtaaaccctagagatggttgtgcgtgaaaatcccagtagatcagcagtttaatactcagaccagcccgtctggcaccaacaaccatgccacgttcaaagtcacttaaatcccctttcttccccattctgatgctcggtttgaacttcagcaagtcgtcttcaccacgtctagatgacgtaatgcatcgagttgctgccatgtgattggctgattagctatttgtgttaacaagcaattgaacaggtgtgcctaataaagtggccggtgagtgtatatttcACATGCCGGGCAGTAACGTTAGCTCACCTGTCCGATAGGATGTTGCCAGCTCGGTGATGCtttgatacccaaaaccaaacgaCGGTCCCTCCTAGTTCCCCCCCGACgccggtcacattcctgtttttaaGACGAGCTTCACCAGATATAACgttgttgttttggtgtttccgtggagtttgtgttgcagaaagtcattttttaggttgagttacaacctgttcacacactggcaataaaaaacaattaaaacatgtttatatgtgtaGAAACGTACATATAGGCCCTTTAAAGATCAAaaggttttttttcatgtgttcaCATTCACAGCTAGATAAATCCTCTGTTGATCACTTACTCTGGAAACTAGCCAGAATTAAATCATCACGACTGATAAGGGGTCAGTGTAGCATGAATTTATTCCGTCAGTGAACAGCCACGTAAAGGATTGCGAAATGTCCCTTTAACTTCTCTGAGCTGTATATCTGTGGAACTGATCATTTTGATAAGAAGATGCTGACAGATTACAGATTATAAAACTGTGGTttctgttaccatgacaaccagGACGGACTGAGATGTTCCGCTCAGATTAATGCTGTCAGTGTCCGGTGGACGTGTTAACATGAGCAGAGAGTCATTGAGAGGAGACTGAATTACAGCTGCAACTATATTAATAGTTGATGAATCTATAAGT encodes:
- the LOC141757821 gene encoding scavenger receptor cysteine-rich type 1 protein M130-like — encoded protein: MFAYNSEFSNICICSDSKNDQIYTEDSTCDDQSRETVYLDVMDHLLVLMLLLWSSGLQAEGEHNSTESDDVRLVGGDSRCAGTLEVKHQGDWRPVGGFDWTLKEAAVVCRKLDCGSAVSVGWRVSSKRSVWRIRYRCVQSGSALGECATTSGSSPYILDLTCSDLRPFIIRAIVLPLILLLANIGLYFYCKATRGQRPGRREKAEPDY